AGGGCTATCAAAGCTGTCATCCACTGTATGTTTTGCCTAATAACTGATGCTAATGTTGGGTATTTAAATCTTTGTGTATCTATAAATTCAGGGTGATGAAGTGATGGGCCTTGTGAAATGCCACACTCAGTGGCTCAGAGTCAGCATGGCCACCAGATTCAGAACCTAGGCATGCTACTACATCATTGGTAGCCATTAATCATGATAaacatatattaatatatgtatatatagagaGATATTTCCTATATGAAGTGGCAATGTGTGTATTATTAACTGCagttgtatttttaatgctCTTGCATGCTCTTAAATATTACACCATTAAGCTGTCAGCCCCAGTGCCAATGCTGTGCTGGTGGCAATTTTTAATCCCATGGCACTCTCATGGGAAGGAGGGGGTGTGTGAGTAGTTCTAAAAGTCAATTATCATAAACACCTTGACATAGATAAACTGGTACCCGATGACCTTGAATGGATGCTGTGTCTGTATTTGAAAAAGTTGCTGCATTTAGGTATACAGTTGCAAATTGAGTGAATGTCACCAGCACAGTGCTGGATGTCTACAGTGCCTGTCTCTAAACACATTCAGACATTCTTGTCCCTGTGGTTCAGCATATGCTGTGCAAGCTTTGCGGCACACTGGAAAGATTTGTCACACTCCACGCAGACAAAGATCCTCCCAGCACAGGTCTGCTCCTggtgaagctgcagtttgtccagGTGGCTGAAGTTCTTGCTGCAGCCCGTGCAGCTGTGGGGTTTCTCTTTATTGTGGATGTACTGGTGGCGAATGAGGCGGGAAGCCATGGCAAACGCCACGCCGCACTCTGCGCACTTGTGGGGCCGCTCTCCGCTGTGAATGGCCTCGTGCTCGGTCAGGTTGGAGGACTTTGTGAAGCACTTCGAGCAAACGGAGCAGGTGTACGGACGCACTCCGGTGTGGATCTTCTGGTGCTCTGCCATCCGACTGGCCAGAGCAAAAGTCTTCCCACAGTCGGGGCAGGAGAAGGGTCTCTCTCCCAGGTGCTTACGCTCGTGACGCTTCAGGGAGAGGGGCTTATTGAAGGTCTTGCCACAGTGCGTGCATGGGAAGGGCTTGTCATTGGTGTGCATGTTGCGCTCATGCTTCCGCAGGTCAGAGGAGCGAATGAAATCCTTGCCGCATGTGTCACAGACGTAGGGCTTTTCACCAGTGTGCGTTCGGATATGCTTGCGGTAATCTGAGGACCAGATATAGGTCTTGACACAGAAGGGGCAGTGATACGGTCTTTCACCTGTGTGCAGAcgcttgtgctgctgcagcgtACCCTGGTGAGAGTAAGCCTTCCCACATATGTCACACACATGCGGCTTGAggccactgtgtgtttgtaagtgaCTCTGCAGGTTGCAGAACTTCTTGAAAGCCCAGTGGCAGTGTGAGCACTTGAAGGGACGGTGC
This DNA window, taken from Chelmon rostratus isolate fCheRos1 chromosome 4, fCheRos1.pri, whole genome shotgun sequence, encodes the following:
- the znf648 gene encoding zinc finger protein 501 — translated: MADEIFPGMSDRAVTAKRNKRKHEESVCATPLPDGQILINTHHVKADSSFGSICVGVNSIAESNDTGVLYLNPQAHNWSLVEKFADLSPGDEAGLNDDQDRELLECAMEDDKMYESKVLLDAAHKEKRNCSKYLKSHKKQSNASVKQRASKLKELNVEEYSPGGGGNKTKKKNVNSRPAKQSFKKREDDKITRLLVAMKKRSAADAEHRPFKCSHCHWAFKKFCNLQSHLQTHSGLKPHVCDICGKAYSHQGTLQQHKRLHTGERPYHCPFCVKTYIWSSDYRKHIRTHTGEKPYVCDTCGKDFIRSSDLRKHERNMHTNDKPFPCTHCGKTFNKPLSLKRHERKHLGERPFSCPDCGKTFALASRMAEHQKIHTGVRPYTCSVCSKCFTKSSNLTEHEAIHSGERPHKCAECGVAFAMASRLIRHQYIHNKEKPHSCTGCSKNFSHLDKLQLHQEQTCAGRIFVCVECDKSFQCAAKLAQHMLNHRDKNV